The genome window GATCAGTGTGCCGGCTCCTTTTTTGATTTTCCTCATTTCCGAATCGTATCATAGGAAGCCGAACCGTTATATACTTTATCCTCATATTGCTTTAGTGACTTATTTTTTTTATAAAGGCGCGACCTTTCAAGTTCTGACAATGGTCTCGAAAGAAGGCGAGCCTTTGCGTTTTCATTTTTCTTGGGTTTACGTTGCCGTAATAGTGCACGCGTTAGTCGCTTCTACGATTGCGATCGGGCGGTTCGGAATTCGGGCCAGGACGACTCGAGGTAAAACAAGAACGGCTTCTATTTTGATGCTCTTGGGGTTAATTCCTCCCTTAATTTCCATAGCGTTGATATGGTATAACCCAACGATGAAAGCCGTTTTTTCACGTGGTCAAGCCGCGATCGGCTGTATTATCGGAATATTAATTTGGTCCATCGCGATTCTAAATTGCAACGGATTTAGGATCCCCGCCTTTAGCTTAATTGAACCTAAGCTTCCTTGGTTTCATAGATTCACTAAACCCGTATTTATAACTATGATGAAAATTTTTGATCCCGAATATTATTCCGAACAGGAATTAAAGCGAAAGAGAAAGATCGCATTGCAGATTCTCATCCACAACAACGAACTTTCCAAAGATCATCAATTGACGGCGAAGGATCGCGCTCTGATTTTAGCCAGGGTGTATGCCAATCATTTACGATAATGAATTGGTCTTAGTGTCTTTATCGGTTAGGCTTTCGATCAATCTGTAAGCGATTTCTAATTCTCTTTTGGAAAGGGTTGTTAGAATTTCGATGATATCCTGAAGTTTTCTATTGGACGCGATTTTTCTGAGAAGTGCGACTTCAGTGTCGATGCTGGCAATTTTTGCCTGAAGTCCTTTGTGCGAAACTTTGGATGGCATCTCTCCTCTTAGAATCCATTCACGCCTATAACCATGAACCATTTCTATAGTGATTGCAGCATCCTCCGGAACTGGAAATCTCCCGCTAAGCCAGCCGCTAATCGTTTGTTTAGACTTACCGATGGTAAAACCAAATTCCCGTTGATTCCCTTTGAACTTGGAAATGATGATTTTTAGTCGTTCTTTTTGTTGGTTCAAAATAAGTCCGAAAGTAATACTTTTTTATTGACAATAGTATTAAAATAATACTTATATCATGCCAGAAGGGTTTCAATATTTCTATATAATCAAAAAACCGGCCAAAAAGCAACCTAAAAGATATACTTTTTTATTTCGGCTTTTTTGCATCCATACTTGTTGTCATTACCAGCAAGGAGAAAGGGTTTAGTCGGCAGAGGAAACGGAGAAGTTGATTCCACTACAAGTTTTATGCGATCGACGGTTCATTATTTTCTCTCGATGATTCACTTTTTTTTAGTTATTGATACTTCCTCGTTCATTCCACCCGCAAGCCCTTGCAAAATGCGATTTGAAAGTTAAAGAGATGGAATCGCAAATTTAAGATAATGCAATCTATGCAAAACCAAATTGCGAAAAAATATTCGGATCTTCCGATAAAAGCGAAAATCAACAATCAAAAGTAAAACAGTTTCAAGAGTTAAATTAGTGAATCCAAATATTCTGATCCCCATTTTCACCGGCCTATTGCATTTGCTTTTAGGCGTTTACGTCTTTCGATTAAAGCCAAGACAAAGAACTCAATCTATATTTCTCGTTTTTAATTCGTTCATGTTCGTTTGGCTACTCATTCAAGGTTTAAGAATTCTTCTTCCTCTTGAATATAGGAGTTATGCACTGAATATTACCTTTCTGCCCATGGCTTTTTCACCGTTTACTTTATACATTCTTTGTGCAAAGATCGGGCAGCCGGATAAGAAGATTCCCGCTTGGATCTTGATCTTAGGGTTTTTGGGATTGAGCTATTTTACGTACGCTTGTCTCTTTCATGAGATGGCTGAACTGAAGAATCCTCAGTATTTCGTTTTCGATTTTAATTTAAATTATCACGCTCTTGTGGTTTTTTGCTCGTTTTGGATGCTTTTATCGATTTACGCCGTTCTTCGTAAAATGATCGTTCAGCGCGGCGACTTTAAGGTGAGATTGTTTTTGGTTTTGCTTGGGGCTATCCTCGCTATGCCGATTACAATGGTGTTCGTTTATTTTCTACCTTTGATGGGGATATTTAAACCCTATCTTTCTTCGATCGGATTGGTTGTTGCTTCCGTTTTATGGGCGGTCGCAATTTTACACTATGATGCTTTTGAAATTAAGGCGGGGGTTTATACGGGTGTTGATCTACCTTTGATCAACCGAGTCGCTTCGAGCGGTTTTCTAAAGCTAATGGAGAAATTGGATCCGATGAGATTCATACAGAAGAGTTCAAAGGAAAAGGAAGAAATCACGAAACAAATCCTGATCCAAGACTACAACCTTGCTGTCAATACGGGTGAGCTGTCCGTCGAAAAGAGGGCTAAAATACTTTCAAAAAAATTCGGAAAGTATTTTAGGTAGAACCGCTTGCCTTACTTTTGGCGACGGCTTGGATCATCTGATAAATTAAATTTCTTGTATCGGGCGGAACGTGTTTAAAGAAAGCAATGAGGATTTCTTCCGCCTTATCGTTCGATATTTTATTCCAAAGGAAATCCCGTTTTTTCATTTTTTCCACCGTTTCAGAGCTATCTTCGGTGGCATTTTTTACTTCGGGATAACCTTTGCCTTTGGTAAGCCAAAGCCCGGAGATATGATGAATCGACTCTATTTCGGCGGCGATTTTATCCAAAAGCGGCCGTTTATCGTTGCAGATATAGCTGATGTAGTTTTGCGATTTTCCAATCGAAATCGCAAAATCTTCATCATTCATCGCTAAGATGTTTTTGATCGCATAGCGAAGCCTTTTTCCGGGCGTGGAAAAATCGATGCTTTCTAATGGAATTGTGATTATTTTATTTGACATATATCACAAAATGAAACAGGATCTCCATGGTAAGTATTTTTATTTCGGAATTCAGAAATATGATTTTTATAAATATACTTTAAATTTGCAATTTAAAAAGAAGTTATAAAAAAATAACAGTAATTTTTAAATCAAACAAAATATTAAGAATTTTGAAATTGATTCTCCGGTTTTTATCAATCTGTAACCGAGGGATTCATTAGATAATTGGAAGAGCATTATATCGCGGAAGCACAAATTCAAAATGTTGAAATGGTATGATTATTATGAACTTGAACATGCTTTAGGGACTTTGCCCGCTCTTGCAAATAGCATTCAACAAGCAATTTCCTGGAGAAGTCATAATAAAAAACCTCCGAAAGAGCTTAGATTAGAAATTTTCCTACGCAGATTGATTCTTAAAAAACGAATTTTGCAACGTAAATATGATTGGACTCGACGAGAGCTAAAGCTCGTATTTTCCGAAAAAATGAATCTACAAGCAAAGCTTTTAGAAAAAGAAATGCGGTTAGGGATCGTCGAACGCGAAAATTTATATATCAAAGATGAGTTGGAGCGGTTGCGTGGTCAGGTGGATAATAATTTTAAAGAAAACGGAAGACATTGAATAAATTGTTGAATTTCTTAAATACGTTGTCAAAAAAGGCGATTTAAGTTCGTTACGTAAGTTGTAATTGTAATTAAAGGCAAAGAATTTTGAAGTATTATTCGGTAATATGCGTATTATTGCTCTTTGGCGGAATTTCATTTCATGAGTTGAGGGCAACTTCCGTCATTACCGAAGCGTCATTTGAATCTTATGATCAACAGAATCTTTCTGCTCAAAAATCAACTACTTTTGAGCACAATGTGGCGATGGAAGCCCGGATCGCTCGAAAAGGCTGGCAGGAAGAACATTTTCGGAATATTCAGTATCGGGAACAGTCCGCTCTTTCTGTCTTGGATTTTAGATTCGAGGATGATTTAAGATCGATTGCATTTGTTCGATCTTCCATTTTCAACATTCTTTCGCATGAATTGTTTCGAACGAATCTCCCATATTGGGAGCCCTATCAATCTTCTTGGTTAAAACGATTTTTGTTTTTCGATGTTTTACTACCGGAAGAAGATAAGGACTTGATTTTCAAATTTGTAATCTCCAAATCAAAGCGAAATTATCTTTCATTTCAAGTAGCATATCTAAGTGATCCGCTCTCATTCTTGTTGGGGTCGGAATTACCCATCCTCCGTTTTTCTTTTTCTCAATCAATCAATCGAAAACTGATGCGTTACTATGCGATTCGTTCGGATGGTCCGCCTCATCATTCTTTTAAGCAGGTGTTTGTATGAAGTTCATTTCTTCTTCTCGTTCCAGAGTCGTCTCCGATTCTTTT of Leptospira sanjuanensis contains these proteins:
- a CDS encoding LIC10906 family membrane protein codes for the protein MPSGFLDPIVFLNLTAVLFFISLGLYVAYPKPRKAVQIHFSLLTSCLGLWFLSFIIRPFTPHAYFVPLINLGFAISVPAPFLIFLISESYHRKPNRYILYPHIALVTYFFYKGATFQVLTMVSKEGEPLRFHFSWVYVAVIVHALVASTIAIGRFGIRARTTRGKTRTASILMLLGLIPPLISIALIWYNPTMKAVFSRGQAAIGCIIGILIWSIAILNCNGFRIPAFSLIEPKLPWFHRFTKPVFITMMKIFDPEYYSEQELKRKRKIALQILIHNNELSKDHQLTAKDRALILARVYANHLR
- a CDS encoding transcriptional regulator, whose product is MNQQKERLKIIISKFKGNQREFGFTIGKSKQTISGWLSGRFPVPEDAAITIEMVHGYRREWILRGEMPSKVSHKGLQAKIASIDTEVALLRKIASNRKLQDIIEILTTLSKRELEIAYRLIESLTDKDTKTNSLS
- a CDS encoding LIC10906 family membrane protein, with product MNPNILIPIFTGLLHLLLGVYVFRLKPRQRTQSIFLVFNSFMFVWLLIQGLRILLPLEYRSYALNITFLPMAFSPFTLYILCAKIGQPDKKIPAWILILGFLGLSYFTYACLFHEMAELKNPQYFVFDFNLNYHALVVFCSFWMLLSIYAVLRKMIVQRGDFKVRLFLVLLGAILAMPITMVFVYFLPLMGIFKPYLSSIGLVVASVLWAVAILHYDAFEIKAGVYTGVDLPLINRVASSGFLKLMEKLDPMRFIQKSSKEKEEITKQILIQDYNLAVNTGELSVEKRAKILSKKFGKYFR
- a CDS encoding XRE family transcriptional regulator, with the protein product MSNKIITIPLESIDFSTPGKRLRYAIKNILAMNDEDFAISIGKSQNYISYICNDKRPLLDKIAAEIESIHHISGLWLTKGKGYPEVKNATEDSSETVEKMKKRDFLWNKISNDKAEEILIAFFKHVPPDTRNLIYQMIQAVAKSKASGST
- a CDS encoding LIC_10907 family protein; translation: MLKWYDYYELEHALGTLPALANSIQQAISWRSHNKKPPKELRLEIFLRRLILKKRILQRKYDWTRRELKLVFSEKMNLQAKLLEKEMRLGIVERENLYIKDELERLRGQVDNNFKENGRH